tccaatcaactcgaaacttagtacacatgttccttattatatgatctttctaattttgaaagcaaattaaacttttgatcccaatttcacggtccactgaacatagaaaatgaaagtgcatatttcaggttaaagtttttggtcaaggtagttttttatgaagttgaagtccaatcaacttgaaacttttcaGAAAAAGTACTCGGagttcatatattttgtaaattagaTATATGAACTTATCACTCAAGACTAGAAATGACTTTCGACCAACCGGAAGTTGCAAATTATATCCTGatttaaagtattaaaaaatatatatttttggaatcagtgtgatAGAAGCTATCATACGAGACTGGAAAAGACATTAAATACACTGGAAGTagcaaattatctcccttatttcattcaaatgtatatcaaaacCATTTATGTACCGCATCAGGATAAAGTAACcagtttcttttcaaaatttatttgatgtggaaagaccttcaattgttctctgaaaaatagttttttcattttatttttttatttgacatggGTTTATATTTGGTCATTGTTCAAGGACATATTGTTGGCTTATTGATGCTTACACACATATCATTTGGACTCCGGTTGAAAGTTGGCATAATACATCtcttaattttgatataattctcctccaacaaataaataaaatttcctTTCAACTTTAAATAACAACTTACAATAAACCTTTGTAAGGCTCGTGTATTATTGAAATGAATCTTAATAACTCAGGCTTATATCAAGCTTAACCGACCGTCCAATGCCCGTATCACACTCAGCTATGAATAAACCGTATCGCAGGTTTGTGGTGTGTAGTTCGTTGACCCGGCCTATATAAATCTGACTCGAATAGCTTTAGTattattgaattgaattttaataactCAGGCTGATATCAAGCTGGATCGATCGTTCAATGTTCGTATCTCACTACTGAGCTTTGAATAAAATGGCTTTGTGGCGTGAAGTATGTTGACACGGACTACGTAATACCGGTATTGTCCCAAACACATTATAGACGTTATAAGGAAAGCACAGGCGTTGATAAGTTTGACACAAACTTATCCTCTTATCTTCCGGTTTGCagttgaaacaaagaaaacacttattTTATCATGCAAAATTTACTAATACAAATCAAAAATTTAGTAATATGATTGActacatattgatattgtaaattaATGCAGCTAGGCACATATGAAGACTAGTTTGTTTTCAATCGTTTGATGCGCTCACTCGACacaaattgataatttcttatcttttataatatcgATATGCAGACAACCTGATTTTTAGTTCTTTTCACATTTTTACCGATTATGAAACCTATAAAACTTTATATAGTTTCTGTGTATTTGTTATGTGAGCTATCGTTTTTGTTCTAATACCAAGgatttgttatgtttttcattttttgatttttttgtattttccaaTCAGATTTCATGCTTTTTGTAGTTTTTGGAACCAGGCAAAATGAAGTTGCGTGGGCTTGATCACATACGGtacatttaaatacattaaaactAAACTCACATAGTGGATAGAAAGTTTTTAATTGGAAAATTATTTAACAGTATTATTATTCAGGTAGAATCAGATTTACCTTAAAATAATCCAGATCTGTACATTAACCGgtatataaaaatgtgtatacaaaacaaataaaattgaattactGTTTTCTTATTTAACACTATCATAATTCAGGTAAAATTTGATGTATCTTAAGACATGTAGGAGGATCCAGATTTGTACTTTAACCggtttataaaaatatgttttacaaacaaaaaaaacaattgaattacTGTTATCTTATTCTACACTATCATAATTCAGGTAAAATCGAATTTATCTTAAGAGGATCCAGATCTGTACTTTAACtggtatataaaaatatatgtataatgaaaactaattGAATTACTGAAAACTAATTGAATTACTGAAAACTAATTGAAATACTGAAATCTAATAGAATAATGTTCTATATATTGTGTGATGTCAGATCACTTGCGAAACTCTTTCAAAGCAAAACGTTGATCTTATTAATCAACTCTCGATAACTCTGCTAGGACAGAAATAACCATCGTATCTGCTGGCTGTGCCATGtctacaaaaaacataaaattaaattaaaataactgcAGCATGAATctttagaaaatgtttttgttcGTTTTAAATTATCTCGCTAATTGCTTTACCCTGGTTTCCGATAATATTACCATTTtagattaattaaaaaaaacgaatagAATGTGCCTACAAAAAAGCAAGTGTACGTATACGCCGATAGCTTTGGTGAGTTTTTTTACAACCCCTTGGTTGATACTGATGGTGtaagttttatgtaaattaactgtttataaattttaacataattcGAATAATAGCAATGTACTAAGGTTTTCAATCCTCAGGGATCGATTGCTTTTGTTGTATTCGGAAACACTTTTCGTTGTTTTTGGTTTAAATGCAATTTAACTATGCGTTTGACTTTGAATTCTAATTATATTCATGCTGTTGCACTAGTAGATCACTGTGTAGACGAACCAATCCGAGCGTCTTGAGTAAAATATGTATGCCATttatctctgatgagtttttacactgattaaaaaaacattaattgcAAAAATCATTTAACGAATACTTTGTAAGTTAAGACATTTCTAATTAGTtcttaacaaaaatgaaaaagaaaggCGTTTATTTGTAAGCCTGTCCTATTATTTGGTCCTGCTTGACGTAGAGCAGCCAAGTATCAATCAATATCCTTGTTGGTCCCATATCTTCCTGTTCTTATATCAGTTCGCCTTCCTAACTATCCGGAGGAAGGTTACTGTAACCTTTACAATCTCTATAACTTGACAATAAACGGGAAATTCAGCAACTTTATCATCGTTTTTATGTTGTTGCTAGTTTACGTTTTCCTTAGTTATATTGGGAGAAACGTCCAATCACCAAATTAGTTCAATGAATGTGCGCTTTGGTAAAGATTAATACATGACTTCTTCCTTCAAAAAAGTATGCATTTTcacttaaaatatgtttatttttcgagacctttttaatatttttaatagtaaACCACCCTTATCATTAGCGAAGAGATCAAGCATAAAAAGTTTGAATCCCCAatcataaatatcaatttatactAAGTGAACAATGTTTTCAAACAGTGTTTTAATGTGAAGATTATAAATGACTCAATTAGAACTTACTACGGGTCCAGTTTCTATCTGTGAAATTCTTTGTATAAAGGAACATCGGAATCGAGCCAATGCGTTCATATGGACAGCGTCTATCTTGATCAAGGACGTACATCCACCCTTGATCTTTAGCACATCCTCCGTAGTTCTGATTTACATAGAACTTTCGTTGACGATCtctgaaaaaatgtatttgttggACATTATTTAAACGGATTTGATGAATTTATATAAGACAACAATCAAATGAAATACTGTATCGTGACAatgttcttttttatcatttgaccttttcttatacatgtttattttatttgtaacttCGTTTGTTTGTGTAGATTATTCTATTGAATTTTAGAATGTGAATTTAGGCAGAAAACAGTTCCTTGAAATAGGTTGTTTACGCACAGTTTGACTTTCGAAACTAACAATTTGAtggattataaaaacaaaatatacaatgaCGTTCATTCACACGGTATTGGAAACCATTCTATGACATAAGGACATCCATTTTTTCtgatatgttattataaaaacttataacaaaaataccgaactccaagttAAATTCAAAAAGATTACTCCATATAAACGGACAATATCGAACGTTATCAACTGATGGAAGGAAAGaaaaacaactgtaatattcccgacttggtacagacatttttacGACGAAAATAGTGGGTATAACCCTGCTTTATAACTAGATAAACCTTCAAGTTTTGTGGAAGTTGTTTATAAATCTGTTATATCGACAAAATTGGGTGCGCAAAACAAACAGACTAAGTTAATGTGACAACAGTCAAAACTgtgtaaacatatatacatcacGGACAAAATGCCTACAACCAATTATAGAAAAGTAACATAATAGCACGAATACAGTTAACTGGaaaactaaattaaattaaaaatatacacaacTTCAGCACCTAGAATCTATAACTGAATAccatattgtattatttgagTAGCAGACACTAGCAATTCATTTATAAGGCATTCATTTTGGTAATTTACAAGGAATATGTGAGATAAacgacgagacgttctttgtaAAAATCCTGGCTCATTAATTTTGAAAGTATCAGCtccaagctcttgaatatcgtaTGAGTTGacaaatgtatattccatacgAGGGGTAGTTAGTGTATTGCTGCTAAAGTAAAGAAAGattatcattttgaaattggAATCGGGACTATTGATCATAGCTTCTGTAGTATGTGTACCACAACCATTTTTCCCGGTCATAAAGAACATACAAGAAAGTACtacatcatataaaaacaaactaattaCTACGCATGCGTGTTAGTTTCAAAATACACATGTATGCATATGTTGGTAAAGTGTGTATTAAATGAAACCTAATGACGTGTTGTCATAATTGTTGGTAACTTTTTTTCAcgattgaaattaaataaaaatgcatgaatttaaaaaaagaagggTACATTATTGCATATTTCACATATCTCAAGTAAATGTATTGTACTTCATAGGTTCCAGGGAACCAGTACGGAAACATAATGGGATGTTCTACCGACATCATGTACAATGTGAAACGTTGTGGGCCAATGAGCACATCGAAGGAGCAAACAATGTCCACAATGTGTTAATTGGCTATTTATAGGAATTCCGataaactgtttttttctggggttttttattcctcttttagaaaattttacaCTTAATAATGTCTCTTCTTACTTTTTGCATTTGACAGGCGATATAGGCGAAAGAAAAGACGATAAGCccttatatgaaattaaaagtatgaagatttttttaagtacAATGCAACCTAATCTATTGCTTTAACATGGAATGAATGTTACTTAATTTGAACTGAAGACACACGAGCTGTGAATACTTGACGATGAACTCAACATTGAAAGCAATTGGACAAAGTTATGTGCCtccattaaataaaacaaaataattatatatttagcAAACATTTACCCAGCAATCGAAAAGTAGTTAAATGTACTGTGTGATCCTAAATCATTAAAACTACTCTGCGCAAGGTTTGATTTGCTAAACCAGTTCATCTTATCTGTATTCCTACCATTAAAAGTCATCCATGCAACAACTTGGCTGTCTTTGAAAAATTCAACCTTCACCTGTGAATCATAGAAATCATATTTCTTTAACATATTAAACATGCACACTTAATTTTTAATATGTCTTTCAACAAGGCGAGGCCTTCAGGTTCAAAATCAATGTTGGCAGGCTCTAAAGTATATAATGGTATTTCTCTGAAAATATGCATGATAACGAAATGTGTTGACTTTTCTTGTTTTGCTGTGAACTAAAAATGAACGTATGAAtgttaatatattgatataatgaaaaaaagaaaatgatttataaatttagTTCGAAACGAACTGTTATAGTTCTGACATAAACCATTATAAGTTGCGACATACCATTCGTATATTTGCATTATTCCAGTCATCCACAACACTATTTCTGAGATGACGCTGAGAACCGACTGTTCCAAAAGACGTGGGAAGAGGGTTGCATTCTGACTGACTTCGCCATGCGTCATACACAGACTTACCATTTCCTTCAAACGCAACGAATACAGGAAACCAAACTGGAAACATTCATCACAGTTGtgtcatacattttttaaatatttataaaagaaaagtaCTCTTTGTAAGTATGTTTTTTATGGGTGGCTTTTTGATAGTGGAATCTGGAATGCAATACATAAAATGAGGCATTTGATAGATTCATTATAcgaaaatatgataatataaaCATGCATTAATATGACAAAGGAAGCACatagatacatgtagttatagTTGATATCTATATGATGAattcataatctttcaattatgTGAGTAACTTCTTATAGTccattgttaatttatttttcatcacattttgtttattttctttgttaccTACTTGGCATAGGACTCGGGCTTCTTTTAATCTGAGTTTTAATAtgcgtattgttgtgtgtttgtttttttctacattagatATAGGTATAGGGGAGTTAAGATCTCAAAATACACgtttaaccccgtcgcattttGGCGACTGTCTCAGATcaagagcctctggcctttgtttgtcttgtcttgtatgatttttaattttattttcttgtgtatattttgagtttagtatgatgaaaaaaaatctctggcaaaaataagttggttcacagtatattgaaatttatatgGAAGTGAACTGATATTTCAGTACCACAAACCGTGGATAGACATGGTTAACACTTTATTGTAAGAATATTTCTAAGGTAAAAATATTATCGCCAAGACGatgtaaaatttatgaaatacatttatacGAAAGCGTGGTATTAATATGCATATTGTATTGAGTTTATATGTGGAACTGGCAAATCACTAGTAGTGAGTGTTCAAACATACACTCAGACAGTTGTATTTAGTAAAAGAAGAGTAATTCGGGTTTGATAGGGGTATATAATGTAACATACCAATATGCATTCTCTCAACAAACTAGTTAACACATGACGACCTTGATTAACCATGAAGGTTTTGCACAGTCGGTAATGAAACATGATATGAGAtatcaataaaggcaacagtagtatgccgctgttcgaaactcataaattgatagaaaaaaaaacaaatccgggttacaaactaaaaccgagggaaatg
This Mytilus trossulus isolate FHL-02 chromosome 14, PNRI_Mtr1.1.1.hap1, whole genome shotgun sequence DNA region includes the following protein-coding sequences:
- the LOC134697417 gene encoding uncharacterized protein LOC134697417; protein product: MNRLFLILVVVCVVVQTVSPNKSAGKGKRKKAIGIRFWFPVFVAFEGNGKSVYDAWRSQSECNPLPTSFGTVGSQRHLRNSVVDDWNNANIRMVKVEFFKDSQVVAWMTFNGRNTDKMNWFSKSNLAQSSFNDLGSHSTFNYFSIAGDRQRKFYVNQNYGGCAKDQGWMYVLDQDRRCPYERIGSIPMFLYTKNFTDRNWTRNMAQPADTMVISVLAELSRVD